The Drosophila sulfurigaster albostrigata strain 15112-1811.04 chromosome 3, ASM2355843v2, whole genome shotgun sequence genomic sequence CTGCGCCACAGCCAACTGAGCTTGTCCCATGGTCGAGCAGtttgttttggccaaaaacaacCCCTGGCTATAATATCGATTAAACGCACGCTACGGTCAGGACATGTGCCCGGCAGATGTTGCCCAATATTGGCCCGATGTTGGTCAGCAATCCAACCCCTGTCGTGGACAATCTGTTGACATGGTTACGAGTACGCACCCCAACACTTTGTAAcccaacaaaaatacaagtaTTACACCCGCTAGGCACAGGTGTTTCAATTTCGGTTTCAGCTTGctttatgataataataaatgtctttcaattaaaatccaaTTTTTATGGGTGCAGCTCACTCTCAATATATCTTGGCAATCTCAAAAAAGCACAATCAAATCTATGCACTACTATGATGGATAACGTTTCTGCCAAGGTCATGGCAAATATATTTCGCAATGTCAAAGTTCAAACGAAGTTGAAGTAAACTTGATCTTCCAATGTCAGACCAAAGAGACTCAAATAATAGTAAACTTGAAAGTTGATTAAAGAGAATAATTCATCTTAGAAAAATCCTGTTTGAGGCTTTTGagaatacattaaaataagaaaataaaacaagatgTTGCATATGACTGgtctttttaaaataaattacttttgaataaatttaagaaattaattacttttgaaCGGGATTCAGTTATTAATGATAATTACTTCTAAGAATTTAGTCATCATAACTTATTATATAGGAAAATTGTAAACTGTTTAAGACCAATTTTAAAgagttgaaatgaaattaaattacgtGATCACTAAATGTAAATGTCACTTacttaaataaacattttttaaaaacaaagtatTCTTGATgttgtaattaatttcttaGCTACTTCAAAGTAACATTTTTAGTGCTAGAATAAATCATCTGGCTAAAGTTggtgaaatataccaaagattaatatgatattttctattatagtgtttcttaataatttatcCGTATGTTAAATGAAACCAATTGCAAGCAATTCaacgaatattttaataataataatttatttaaataaagcaaattgtttgaaataaacataattaagtATAGCAGGTCTGACGACCGCCTCAACAGTTGGCTCGTCATATAGATACAAatcgtacatacatactacatTCAGTAGTTATTGATATGGTATATCTATGGGATGCCTCTTCGGAATGCGTCTACGGATGCGTATCTGCGGATACTGACTGATGCGTGaagcataaaattaaatttggcaACATTTCTCATAATGAACTTAGAGGctaacacaaaatacaatacaatacagaGTGAATGTTCtcgttccttttttttgtagttttagtTGATTAATAACAATTGCACTAACTCCAAAACGCCTTCTTACTCCGCACGTAGAACGGGCGTCACTTGCACCTCATCCTGTGCATCGCTCTTGATGTCGAACTTTAGTTTGGCCAGCTCCTGAAGTTCGGCATCGGCTGCTGACGCAGGTGCATCCTTGAGCACCTTCACGGTGTCGGGATAATTGTTCTCACCGCCGCCAAGCTCCTGCGAAAAACTGACCACCGTCTTGGGCTCGTAGTTGACACCCAAAGCACCGCTGGGATCGGGTGTGGCTATGCTGGGCACATCTCCATTGGTATGCGAGATGGTAATATCTTCAGAGTGTCCATTGCTCTCAGCTGCAGCAGGAGCAGTATCTCCATTCTGGACAGGCGGCGACACGGGCTCAACAGCAGCCACTGGCGTTATGACCTCCACTTGGGCCTCAACAGCGGCAGGAACAACCGATTCCACCTCGGACTTTGTTTCGGTTATGGGCTCTGCCTCCGGTTTGGTATCATCATCCTCGCCAGCCACCGCTTTGTTGACCTCCTCAATGGCCTTGGCCACCTCCTCGGGTGCCACATCATCACTTGCCACATGGCCATTGCTAACAGGCTGCACCTCGGGCTCTTCGATGTGTCCGTTGCTGGATTCAACCGCAATTTCGGCAGCAGTTACGGCCACGGCAACGGCCTCAGCCGCAACCACTTCgactgtctctgcctctgtctctgcctctgcagCCGGTTCGCTGTGACCATTTGTAGCTGGTTGCGGCTCCTCCTCAATCTTGGCCGGCAAGGGCATTTCGAGGGCCGGCACTATGGCTGGACTGGCCATGGTCTCAACGAACGAGGTGCGATTCGGTGAGTCCGGCGAGATCATGACATGCGTGAAGTAGCCACTGCGGCGATTCTCAAAGTCCAGCACATTCTCCTTGGCCAGACGCTCCTGAatgcgtcgctgtcgcagtaTAAACTCCGGCACATTCTCATCCTCACCCTGCGCCACAGGCTCCACATCAACGGGCTTGGGGCGACGCAGCACCACCTTGGCGGCCTCGTTCTGCTCCGTTGTGGCggtgccattgccattgccattgccattggcggtggcggtggcattGCCGTTGGTAGTCGCCCAAGTGGCGGATGCATTCGAGGGCTTGAAGACGCCATTGAACTTGGTGCCTACCACAaatttgttggtgttgctgatgaagctgctgctgttgttgttgactgtGGTGGTGTTGGCGCTTTTATAggcgttgtagttgttgttggcattgggCTGCGGTGACAACGGATTGCCATTGTCTTTGGTGCTGGGCGAACGGGCGATGGTAAAGTTGGGTTTGCCATGACTGATCAGCAGCTTGGTGGCCGGCGAGGGGCTCTTGTCGGGCAGCGGGGAGGGCAGACCACTGCGAATTTGTATGCTGGGCTTGTTGATGGTATCAGCCATGatcttatgtgtgtgtttctctcgAGTCTCGAGTCTAATAGCGCTTTTACTTTCCGTCGATCTCtgatcgtcgtcgtcgtcgtcgtcgtcgttggctAACGGGGCTTCGCTTCGTCGTGTTTAGctgtaaaagtaaaaagatgTTTAAGCTTGgaaacatttaacattttaaattcaccAAATGCTAATTTTTTGCCAAATCATAATAATGAGCAAATTGCGGTGAAAAGCaaccaaatataacataatacTAGTCGCGGATATTCACTCGCACACAACATAAAAATGcttataatcaaatttaattcaatgtgTGGACATTCGCCagctaattattattattttaatttgctttattaGCACCTTTAGAATGCTGCCAACAACTTTCTTTGCACTATTCGCTATTTAGTCCAAACAGTCGCTTTTTAAACCAATTCGCCCTGGGCCTAATtccatgatgatgatgatgatgatgatgatgatgatgaatcATCCAAGTAGAAAATATAGATTAGAAGAATTTCAATTGGTTTGGAATGGTTACTCATCGTCTTTTGTTGGCCAAATGGTTTTCaggaaatattattatatacttataatCAATTGTGACGTGCCAGAAGTCGTTTAGCAATTGCTTCGACCAAAACTGATAATCTTATTAATCAATTGAAGCGCGTGgctcatttataatttatttagtaaacCAAAATTATAACAGAGTCAAAAGTACACAATTTACTTTATAACTGGGGCTTAAGTCAAGACATTTAATTGTTAGAGTAAAcagtaattaatatttgctaTCTACAATTGATTGTGACTATAAAACAGTTCGAAGTTGCTAATGTTCATCAATTACACTTTCAACGCTGGTGTTGACCAACTCAATTAAGTGTGTTTATGTGTTATATCAAAgagatatatatgtacatttaatttGGTAAAATAACATCAACCGCTATTATCtatttttgttcaaaattgatagtaaagaatttaataaatacgtTATTACAATCGCTCTTTAGCAATGCGATCCTATAGTTTATGGTTCAAAGTATAGTATATCTAAAAGATCAccagtaataaataaataataaatttttaaaaactttgaatttattcGTCGATTTAACTAACTCTATTATAGTAATATTGTGttatcaaatcaaatacattcatacatacattcaaatAAAGAACATTGTCGTCACTAAACATGCCAAGTAATAATATCTGGGTAATTCTTTGACGTAAAATGTAGCGTGCGATAATATTTCaaggaaaaaaacataaacagaaacaattttaaaaataactatgGGTTATTCCTTTAGCCCTTGATTACCACTACATTTATAGGATTTTAGgagataaaatatataaattcgttaatttttttttgttttgttaaaacaaaaaaataatttcaaaatcatttgTATTACTAATTAAATAGATATAAGACTCAActctattcaaaataaaaaatgttgtgcTATATGTTTTTCAAATGTGTAACTAGCAATATCGTGAAATTTTCAATGATACGAAAACTTTATCAAATCGAAATAtgtagttttcattttttcaatgTCATTCAATTTAGAATAACTTAACTTAGCCCAATTACCGGGAAcctaatcaatttattttcgctTCTGCTTTGTTTTATcatcaaaaaaattgtataataccGATACCGAACTAAACCTTTATCAATCTACAATCAACTCCTAGGTTCGCGCTATCAATCACATGCCTGTCCACACACTTCCCCCAATTTGATCATCAGTAATGCAAACTTTGCATTCAGTATTGACTTTCGCTagcaaattgtaattttcaGTCAGTTcagttttcaattatttgctaCTGTtccacatggcgtatgcgtaattacGTAATACTTGGGAGGGGGCAAACACAATGTCCCCAGGGTCATATGCTGGTCATTGGCAGACCCCCAAAACAAATGCCATTGATTGTTTATAGAGCTCAGGCGAgcttaaataacaattaattcGCATAgaaatgtgtgtgaaaagtCCAAGCACCAAATAGGCGC encodes the following:
- the LOC133845127 gene encoding uncharacterized protein LOC133845127 — protein: MADTINKPSIQIRSGLPSPLPDKSPSPATKLLISHGKPNFTIARSPSTKDNGNPLSPQPNANNNYNAYKSANTTTVNNNSSSFISNTNKFVVGTKFNGVFKPSNASATWATTNGNATATANGNGNGNGTATTEQNEAAKVVLRRPKPVDVEPVAQGEDENVPEFILRQRRIQERLAKENVLDFENRRSGYFTHVMISPDSPNRTSFVETMASPAIVPALEMPLPAKIEEEPQPATNGHSEPAAEAETEAETVEVVAAEAVAVAVTAAEIAVESSNGHIEEPEVQPVSNGHVASDDVAPEEVAKAIEEVNKAVAGEDDDTKPEAEPITETKSEVESVVPAAVEAQVEVITPVAAVEPVSPPVQNGDTAPAAAESNGHSEDITISHTNGDVPSIATPDPSGALGVNYEPKTVVSFSQELGGGENNYPDTVKVLKDAPASAADAELQELAKLKFDIKSDAQDEVQVTPVLRAE